Proteins encoded in a region of the Podarcis muralis chromosome 2, rPodMur119.hap1.1, whole genome shotgun sequence genome:
- the SLC61A1 gene encoding molybdate-anion transporter, producing MLVTAYVAFAFLLLICIGLEFSACRSKITGRSFSNPAFLRFQLDYYQVYFLALAADWLQGPYLYKLYQHYHFLEAQITIIYVCGFASSVLFGLVSSSLVDRLGRKKSCILFSLTYSVCCLTKLSWDYFVLIVGRILGGLSTALLFSAFEAWYVHEHVERHDFPAEWIPATFSKAAFWNGIIAIGAGVVANVFAEWLGLGPVAPFMVSIPFLMLAGVLAMKNWDENYGKKRALSRTCTDALKCLLSDRRVLLLGTIQALFESVIYIFIFLWTPVLDPHNPPLGIVFSSFMAASMAGSSLYRVATSKKYHLQPMHILSLSVLMVFFSLFMLTFSTNPGQENPSESFLAFLLIELSCGLYFPSMGFLRQKVIPEKDQAGVMHWFRVPLNLLACLGLLILHDSDYKTGTRNMFTICSVMMVMALLAVVSLFTVVRNNAELRLPSPPGQSEVSSPEL from the coding sequence ATGCTGGTCACTGCCTATGTTGCTTTTGCTTTCCTCCTGCTGATATGCATTGGCTTGGAGTTCTCTGCCTGCCGTTCCAAGATCACCGGCAGGTCTTTCTCCAACCCAGCCTTCCTGCGGTTCCAGCTAGACTATTACCAGGTCTACTTCTTGGCCCTTGccgctgattggctgcagggaccTTATCTCTATAAACTGTACCAGCACTACCACTTCTTGGAGGCTCAGATCACCATCATCTACGTCTGCGGCTTTGCCTCCAGCGTGCTGTTTGGGCTGGTCTCCAGCTCCTTGGTTGACCGCCTGGGCCGTAAGAAATCCTGCATCCTCTTCTCCTTGACTTATTCCGTCTGCTGCCTCACAAAGCTCTCCTGGGATTATTTTGTGCTCATTGTGGGAAGGATATTAGGGGGGCTGTCCACTGCCCTGCTCTTCTCTGCCTTCGAGGCGTGGTACGTCCACGAGCACGTGGAACGCCACGACTTCCCGGCCGAGTGGATCCCCGCTACCTTCTCCAAGGCTGCTTTTTGGAATGGCATCATTGCTATCGGAGCTGGCGTGGTAGCCAACGTCTTTGCTGAATGGCTGGGGCTGGGCCCGGTGGCCCCTTTCATGGTCTCCATCCCCTTTCTCATGCTGGCGGGTGTCCTGGCGATGAAGAACTGGGACGAAAATTATGGCAAGAAGAGGGCTCTCTCCAGGACTTGCACTGATGCCTTGAAGTGCCTCCTCTCAGACCGCCGGGTCTTGCTTTTGGGTACCATCCAGGCTTTGTTTGAGAGTGTCATCTACATCTTCATCTTCCTTTGGACTCCCGTCCTGGATCCCCACAACCCACCCCTGGGCATAGTCTTCTCTAGTTTCATGGCGGCCAGCATGGCAGGCTCATCGCTCTACCGCGTCGCAACCTCCAAGAAATACCACCTGCAGCCCATGCACATCCTTTCCCTCTCGGTCCTGATGGtcttcttctccctcttcatGCTGACTTTCTCTACCAACCCTGGGCAGGAGAACCCTTCCGAGTCCTTCTTGGCCTTCCTGCTCATTGAGCTGTCTTGCGGGCTCTACTTCCCTTCTATGGGTTTTCTGCGGCAGAAGGTGATCCCCGAGAAGGACCAGGCAGGTGTCATGCACTGGTTCCGCGTCCCGCTCAACCTGCTGGCCTGCCTTGGCCTGCTGATCCTCCACGACAGCGACTACAAGACAGGCACCAGGAACATGTTCACCATCTGCTCTGTCATGATGGTGATGGCCCTTCTGGCCGTCGTGAGCCTCTTCACGGTGGTCCGTAACAACGCAGAGCTCAGGTTGCCCAGTCCGCCTGGTCAAAGCGAGGTCTCTTCTCCTGAGCTCTGA